From Strix aluco isolate bStrAlu1 chromosome 5, bStrAlu1.hap1, whole genome shotgun sequence:
CGGCTCCTTCGACTACATCCGTCACAAGGTACTCTACGTCTTTCTGGACCACTTCCCCCCTGGTGGCCGCCAGGACGGCTGGATTGCTGACGATTACCTGCGCACCTTTCTCACCCGGGATGGCATCTCTCGCCTCCGCAACCTGCGCCCAGACGATGTCTTCATCATTGATGATGCCGATGAAATCCCAGCCCGTGATGGCGTGCTCTTCCTCAAGCTCTACGATGGCTGGACAGAACCCTTCGCCTTTCACATGCGCAAGTCGCTCTACGGCTTCTTCTGGAAGCAACCAGGCACCTTGGAGGTGGTCTCAGGCTGCACCATGGGGATGCTCCAGGCTGTCTATGCTACCGACGGGATCCGTCTGCGGCGCCGTGAGTACTACACCATGCCTGGCTTTCGGCAGTACGAGAACAGCACAGGACACATCCTGGTGCAGTGGTCGCTGGGCAGCCCCCTTCACTTTGCTGGCTGGCACTGCTCCTGGTGTTTCACCCCAGAGGGGATCTACTTCAAACTGGTGTCGGCCCAGAACGGGGACTTCCCACGCTGGGGTGACTATGAGGATAAACGAGACCTCAATTATATCCGGGAGCTGATCCGGACTGGTGGCTGGTTTGATGGTACTACGCAGGAGTATCCCCCCGCCGACCCCAAGGAGCAGATGTATGCTCCCAAGTACTTGCTCAAGAACTACCAGCGGTTCCGCTACTTGTTGGAGAACCCCTACCGAAAAGCGGAGGGTGCTGGGTGAGGCCACCAGGGCTTGTGTGGGAAATCAGAACTTCACAACAAAGGGAAAGAGTTGggtgttttcttctgttcctttttttgtttttgttggttcTGGGTGGAGTGTGCCATTTCTCTGGGGTCTCTGTTctgtttcccttccttctcttcttcccttcatcCCAGGGTAACCCTGGGGACACGAATTCCTCAGTTGTGTgatgggcaggaggaggagagatatTTGGGACCTACTCTGGCAGTAGCATAAAGACTTTCCTGTGTCTCCCGGACCTCTCCTGCTGGCTGGACAGAATCTCTGCAGCCAGCTGGCGGATTTTCCTCTGGGAGAGGTTGGGAGGGTCCCATGGGGAGAGGGGGCAGCTGTTCCTGTCCACCCTCGTCCTTTGTGGATCGGAGCAAGCACAGATGCGAGCCTGGGCTATTCAGTGAGCATGTGAGTCAGCAGGCACAAACTGATGCGAGTGGTCATGTGTGCAGATGTGTGTCACAGGCGTTTTTGGGATGAGTGAATGTGCAAAAGCATCTAAGTATGCGTTTATTTTTTTGTATACCTCTATATTCAAAGagtattttggggaaggaaaatcCTTTGCTTCCAAGGTGTTCTCCCCAAGATGCCGCTTTCTCCTGCAGGCTTAATGCATCTGTTCTGGGCTCTGTCTTTGCTTGATACTCTCCAGGATACAGTCCTGTAGCAGGCAGATGGGAAGCAGAGgagaaagctgatttttaaaatttatttttttttttaaaactcctttttcaCCCCTACCCCCACAACACTGCACTGGCTTGGCCCACAGAAGCTGAAGCATCTTCCCTGCAGTATGTGCTTCTACTGGGGCTGGGATAAGCTGCAGGGGAGTAAATCAGATGGTGGGAGTGTATGTTTACAAGTGCATGGTTTCCTATGTGCATGAGTGCTAACATGCATGGTTTTGGTATGCACGTGGGCGTTTGTTACCAGTATTGGGGGGGAACGGGACATAGTTGGGTTTGGGTGTGTGTGCTTTCAGGAAATGGTGGGATCCAGAAGCTGTGATCTCTGTCTTGGCATGGATGACTTTTTGGGAAATTCATAGGAGAGGGCCAGGGAGAGCATTGGCTCTGCAAAGCAGTGCTACACATGTGGGACTGTTGGGTGCCTCTCTGGCTGCCTCTGTAGCCCTGCAGGCTGTGTCTGTTGCAGGGTTGCTGCTTACATGTGTTGGCTATTCCTTCTTGCCATGGGgtaaaaaggagaggagaagggcaAAGCTCTGAGTCAGCAGCGGGTGTTGTGGGGAAGCACAAAGCCTGTCAAGGCACAGGATCCATCTGTCTGCTGTTAGGGTGTGAGGGAGCTTGTGGAGAAATGGGCCATGGGCAGATTCCCCCTGGGGTCAAGAGACTGTTTTGGGACAATCATGCAATCCAGAGAGCATGTGCAGCCCACACATGCAGCCTGGGCAGTGCAGACAAGACCATGAAGAGGAGAAGGGATCTAGGAGGATGCTAGTTGCAGCTGGTTGGGCCAGTGTATGCTCAGAGTTTGCCAGGTAGTCAGGATCTAGCCTGCCGTTGTATTGAATTGGTTCAGCCCACTGAGGAGGCAGATCCATGTCTCCACCCTTACCACCCTTCCTTAGCATATGGCTTGACAGGGTGCCCGGAGCCTGGGCTGTAGCAGgcagagggtgaaaaacatgaGGAACTTGCTCTGTTAGCCCTGCAATGGAAAGACTGGCTCATGTTCCAAGCAGAGAAGTGAGGATCatatagaggaggaggaggaaaatgtcATAAGGAAGAATGACCCTGACATCAGGCCAGCTGTGTGAAGCAGGAGGGTTTCCATTGCCATTAACTCATTCTGTCAGGGCTCCATACTCCTGTGTTGCCCAGCCCACTCCCACCCTTGTGCCTCATTCCTATCTCTgtatctctctctttttccctcctaTTCCCCTCTCTAGAGAAGtgaaaaacatcaacaaaaataacTTGATTGCCTAATAAGACTGAGACTGGAACAGAATgaagattaatttctttttctgatcaAACTGAGATAGAGTTCATTTTAGCTCCTTCCACATCTCATGTGCCATAATTAGAAGAACTGAAggaccctctttttttttgttgtttgttttttaaatcactgttctCATTTCTGTGTCTTCCCTACGGGTAGAAAAGCCCCTTTGGGAAATGAGTAGAGGGAGAAGCTTTGGTAGGCAGAATGCTCTTCCCACAAAGGGAAGCTGTGGTGTTAAGTCCAGACTTCTTgatgcagcaggaggaaggcttGTCACAGTCATGGGGTCGTTGTGCCAAGCAACTGCATGGAGGTCTTGAGCATAGAGAGATTATAGAGAAATGGGGACCCAGCTGAGAAAGGAGGAGCCTGTGTTGAGCAAGATGAGAGCAGTAGCAGTGAGGCTGCACCACAAGGGGAACAATGCTTTCCCCAggggcagctggaggagaggaggtgtgTTACCTCATGTGATTCAGTAGCAGAAAAGTATGGAAGGAAGaagatatttctcatttttacccttGGAAGGGAGCCTGAGATCTGCTCTCAGACCTTTGGCTTTACCTTATCTCAGTGACAACACAAGCCCAGTGCCAGACCTTGCTgaagacaggagagaaaaagaaatcagtcttTTCATGGGTGCTTTGGCAGCACTAGAGCCCCATGAAGCAGGGGCTAAAGTGCATGCATGCTGGGGCTGCACCTCGTTATCTTCTACAGTGGGAGCAGCCTCTCCTGTGATACCAGCCCTTCCCATGCATGGGTGTCCTTGGGGATTTTTAGTGCACTGCAAGTCACACTTTCCTTGCCTGAGGTATGGCCCTTGTCTCTTGGGAGTTTCACGTGAGGCCACAGCTGCAATACCTGGTTCTCCTATTCGTGAAGTACAGCCTGttgccttttcttccctctcctccattATTTGTTGCATCATTCTGCACCTCTCCCTCTGAATTGCCTCTCCCTTCTGCCCCCTCGGGCAGGAGGAGAAGGTCCTGCTGGAATAGCAGCACTGGGGCTCTTCTGGAGGACTCTGGCCCTGTCTTCATTGTGGACTTACTGACTTCCTTATTCttaggaaattaaatttaaaacagacTTCTGTTGTGGTGGGAGGAATGGGCTTTAcagataaaatgcattttatttttgtttctctttttcaagaATCGTTTAAACATTTTTTGATTTAAGGCCAAACCAGTCAGTGTTTCTGTCTAATTTGTCTGGCTAACCCTGTGTTTATTATCCTTAGAGAGCTAGAGTACTTGTCATTAAAAATCTTCCTTCTTGtccctggagggggtggggaCTAGCAAGATGACTTTTGCACAGTGATTTCCCAAGGAGGTGGCTTGCCCTCAGTCCAGCCTTGCCTGTACTGCTGTGCCGGGACCTCCATGGCCAGCACACGGGGGCACAGCCACCCTTCCAGACATCTTCCACAAGAGGGAACCCAAAAGCATGTGGGTGTGTGGGGTGgtgagagaggcagaggaggcgGCGGGTTTGTATCAGATCCTCATTTCCCAGTGCTGAACTCTTGAGATGAGTGTTCAGGCTCCTTGATCTTGTCTGAACCAGGTCCTGAGGTGTGAGAAGGGAAGGACTAAAAAACACCGCACTGCCCATGGGCTGGAACTGGGATCAGACCACCAGAGCCTGATGTCTGTTGGTTGTTGCAGCCATGATTATTGAAGCCATGTGCCTGCTGCCTCTCTGGGAGCAAAGCCCTCTggtgaagggagggaaaggattGCCAGCCTTTCCCTGCAGCCCTCTTTTAGctctgtcctttttcttctccagaaccTTTCCACCTTCAGATTAATTGGTGCAAAGGAGGGCCAGATAGTAGGTGAAGCAGTGTGTGGCATCCCAAGCCTTggtcttctctttctgtctgccCATCTCTGTTCTTGGCTTTCCTTGTGCTTCCCACCTAAAAAAGGGATTGTGTGCCCATGCATGGCTTTGGACTGGGGAACTAATCTTCCTCCTTTGCTCTAAGTGAAAGGAAGGACATGGGCTTTGGTGGACCTGCAGCCGGTGAGCTTGCTAAAGCAGAGGGAACAGGGCAGGTCAGCCGTCTTTGCCCCTCTGGAGGACTGCAGGTAATGCCGTACCCAAGTGATGGATAGAAAAGATGGGGTGGTTTTGTGCCTGTGTGGTTGGTATGAAGGACAACATGCTCAAGTCCACTCTCGCTGTTGCTTTCTCTGATTCCTGTGTCCTGCTGAAGTGTTTGCTGTTGTGCACTCAGGCCAGCCTGCTCTTCATGTCTCTGTGGCAGGTAAACGAGGGGAACTTGTGGCCTCCAGGTAACATATGAGTCAGGATGGAGGGAGAGTGTCAGAGCAGAACGGGTATTTGTTTCCCTTCTGCCCTCCTTGGTGTATCCTTGTGGGGTGGTAGTGTCTTTTCTCCTCCCGGACATCCCCATGGCTCTGTCCCTgtctcccagctcctgccagcaatCTCTGTGGCTGCTATGCCTCTGCACTGTGAAGAAATGCGTCCGGGGTCACTCCTGGTCCCATTAGCGAACACTGGTGGTGAAGGGGGAAGGGATGGCTCATCCTGGCTTCACTGACCTCAAACCTTGGTGAGAAAGGAGGGAAGTGAGTGGGAGAATGGATCCTGAATACTTCCATCGTTGTGTTCTCCCCACCCCCCTAAGAAAACTCCCTTCTGATTTCTGAGATATTGGACACACTTGCTCTTATTATGGAAAGAGAGGGGGAGCTAGAGGTaagggggtggcaggagggctCAGATCCAGCACCAAGAAAGGAGAGCTGTTTCTAATGCAATACACTGACATTTAAAGCTTTGGGGACTACAGATAATGGATTAAGAAGGGATCTGAAATACTCTGAGACTAAGAATTCAaaccactgtttttttccttcctgtgtggATGATGATGCAGTATCATCCTGGAGGTAGTCCAGCAGCACTACCGAGCCTGAGGTCTGCCTGGACCTACTGGTGGTGTTGCCCCTGGGGTGGCCCCAGAACACCCTGCTTTGGCAAAAGAATGTGTGGACttgcctaaaataaaaaaaagagaaaataagagcgTCTGCAAAGCTCCTTTCAACTCTGTAATTTATAAACAGCAAGTAATAATGAACTTTTTGTAAGGATAAATCGAGTGTACATTCTGAAATCATTTTCTCTGTAAATGGTTGGATTTCATTTCACCCTTAAAGGGATGCTTAAAAGGAGgagataataaaaattaaaaaatttacaAAGTATGAAAGGAAaccaaggtgtgtgtgtgtgtgtcagcttTTATTTCTTGGCAGAGGGGCCGCTGGACAACGGAGTGAGGGAGGTTGCTTCCCACCTTGGCAGGACCATGTTCCCGAGAAGGGAGATTGAGGGGGAGCCTGGCTGGTTTGGGGAATGATTCCTGATTTTGTAGGCCTAGGTCAGACCTAATCTTCTGCATGTTAGGTGAGTATGAGCACGTAAAGGCACATGAGCAGGCAATGATGGCTGCTAAGCGGCTCTGGGAAGAGCTGGTGGATGTAGGAACCAGCATCATGGTTCATGAAATGGTCCCTTGTCACCATCTTCCCCTCCTTAGATACATCCACTTTTTCAAGTAAAACTGTAGAAGATCTGGAGCCCCAAATTAAACCTCCTGACTGCAGAAATGTCTCTCTGGTGGCTGACTTTTGGCATGGTGCATGAGAGAACATGACCTCCTTGTTTTGGCTTATTTTTAAACCTGTCTAATATAATTTTggctgttcccattgctttgtaTCAAAGCCTGGTCCTGCTCTGAATCCTCCTAAGCATCTGGCCTCAGCAGTGCCTTTGGCAAGGGCCTTTTGCAAGCTCATGTGCCACCTACAGCTATTTCACTTTTTTACCCTTTTAAGTGTCTTGCACTTCAGGTTCCTTTTTGGTCCCATTTGGAGTAGTGAATGTAAGCATCATAGGTTTGCTTCATTATAATCATTAGATCAGCACATTCCCTCTTCTGTCTTTCACATCAGTTTAATCTTTTCAATTCTCTTGTG
This genomic window contains:
- the MGAT3 gene encoding beta-1,4-mannosyl-glycoprotein 4-beta-N-acetylglucosaminyltransferase isoform X2; amino-acid sequence: MKMRRHKLFLTLCMAGLCLISFLHFLKALSYVTFPRELASLSPNLVSSFFWNNAPVTPQVSPEPGGAEFLRTPLYSHSPLLQPLPPSRASEELHKVEFVLPEDTTEYFVRTKAGGVCFKPGTKVLEKPPVGGRAEERTDGAASGRPARKPLSASGTKRRKWVECVCLPGWHGPSCGVPTVVQYSNLPTKDRLVPREIPRRVINAINVNHEFDLLDVRFHELGDVVDAFVVCESNFTAYGEPRPLKFREMLLNGSFDYIRHKVLYVFLDHFPPGGRQDGWIADDYLRTFLTRDGISRLRNLRPDDVFIIDDADEIPARDGVLFLKLYDGWTEPFAFHMRKSLYGFFWKQPGTLEVVSGCTMGMLQAVYATDGIRLRRREYYTMPGFRQYENSTGHILVQWSLGSPLHFAGWHCSWCFTPEGIYFKLVSAQNGDFPRWGDYEDKRDLNYIRELIRTGGWFDGTTQEYPPADPKEQMYAPKYLLKNYQRFRYLLENPYRKAEGAG